The following DNA comes from Sinorhizobium mexicanum.
TTCGACCGATGACGGGGATCACGGATTACATCCCCATCATTGCCCAAGGCATTTCGATGACATTCCTCGTTGCCGTCATCTGCTTCACGGCTGGCGGCCTCCTCGCGGTTCCAGTCGCGGTGGCGAGACTGTCCGATAACAAGATCGCAAGATCGACGGCTGCGGGATACATCGCGCTCATTCGCGGCGTACCGCCTATTACCTGGCTGTTCCTCATATTTTACGGCCTCCCTCAGCTCGGGCTGAGGTTCTCGAGCTTTTCGGCGGCTGTTGTCGGGCTGACGATGATCTGTTCCGCGTATATCGCGGAATTCTACCGATCGGGCTGGCTGGGGATGCCCGCGGGCCAGATAGAAGCAGCCAAAGCGCTAGGGCTCTCAAGTTTAGAGGCGTTCCGCAAGGTAATAGCGCCACAGATATTCGTGATCGTGCTTCCGATGGCGATCACGTACTTCATCGCCCTTCTGAAGAACTCGGCCGTCGTCTCCGTCATCGGTGTGAGCGACATCACCGAGAAGGCGCTCAGCCTTAGCAGGTCAGCGCCCGATCCCTTCAACGTCTTCATCGCGGCAGGCTGCGTCTACATGATGATCAGCGTGCCTATCGGCCTGCTGGGTCGCGTAACGAGCCCCTGGGTGGCCCGCCGTTTCGGGATGGCATGATGGAACTGTTCTTTTATTTTCTTGGAAAGACGCTGCCGGGTTTGCTTGTCAGCCTCCAGGTTATCGTTGGTGTCGTGGCGATCGGCATACCGTTGGGAATGCTCCTTGCGCTAGGCTTGGTAAATACGAGCCGCCCAATTCACGGTGCCGCACTCGTGGCCGTGGAAATCTGCCGTGGCATTCCCGCTCTCGTGATGCTCTACATCGTCTATTTCGGGCTACCGCAGTTCGAAGTCATCCTCGACGCGATTCCGTCGGCCTGCATGGCGCTCGGTATCAGCATGGGCGGCTTTCTGGCCGACGTATTCAGAGCAGGCTTCCTCGCGGTTCCAATGGGACAGCGTGAAGCCGCGTCCGCCCTGGGTCTCAGCAGACCGACAGCATTCTTTAGGGTGATCCTGCCGCAGACGGTGCGCATCGTGACGCCGCCGGTCCTCGGCTACGTCATCAGCTACTTCCAGGCCACGGCACTCGCCTACACCATCGCCGTCCCGGAGCTAATGAGCCGGGCTTATTCGGTGGCATCCGACAATTTCCGGTTCCTAGAGGCGCTTACGCTTGCTGGCGTCCTCTACGCGATCATCTGCATCCCTTCCGCTTTTGTCGTCAACCGCATGAGCGAGCGCGAGGGAGCCAGTTCCAAACATTGAAGAAGACCCCGGAGCCAACCGGGCCGACCTAACCTCTAAAGCCAAACTGGGAGCCTAGCATGACAAAGACTGCACGATCGAATGCCCTTCTGAGCACTTTCCTTTCCGCGGGAGCGGTCTTCTTGCTCGCGGCAGGGGGGGCGTCCGCACAGTCCGACTGCACACCCGTCTCGAAATTCAAGACCCTGGAGCCCGGCGTACTAAAGATCGTCGCTCCCGACATGCCGCCGTTCTTCACCTACAAGGACGGCGTGATGGGCGGCTTCGAGGGCCTCTTCTTCACGAAGTTTGCAAAGGACAACTGCCTTACCCCGTCGGTCACGGTCCTCCCTCTCGGCGGTGTCGTGGAATCGGTCCGCAACCGACTCGCGGATGTCGGTGGCGCGGGTCTCAACCCGACGCCGGAACGCGGTAAGGTCGTCGGCCTGACGAACCCGATCTACTATAACGCGGCCGTCTTCGTCGGCAGGAATCCTGATCCCGAGCTCGAGAACTACGACGGCAAGGTCATAGGCACCGTAACGGGCTTCAATTTCAACAAGGAGCTCGAGACCTGGGGCAAAGCCAACCTCAAGGTCTACGACACCGCGGACGCGGCCTTCGCGGACATCAAGAGCGGTCGCCTCCCAGTCATGCTTCTCGGTGGTCTCAACGCCCTCTACAGAATTTCACTGGTGCCGGAGAGCGGCCTGAGCGCGGTCGACGCGAACCCCAACCCCGTGGTGACGAGCTTCAACAAGAAGGGGCGCACGAACGTCGTCCATACGAAGGACAATCCGGAGCTAACCGAGGCGCTCAACACTGCGATCGCCTCCATGCGCAAAGACGGGACGCTGGCGAAGATTCTCGAGGAGGTGAAACTTCCCGCCAACGTCCTCATCCCGGCTGCCGAGGCAGGGGAAAATTGAAAACGGCGTCGAGTCAAAAAACGCCGCACCGCAATTTTACCACTTGACCGACATTACAACTGTACTACAGTTCTAACATACTGAAGAGTATGGGGGGCGTGGGTGCCCTGCCTCCCGCAAGAATGGGTAAGATAGGTATGACTTTGCACCAAGTATGCACTTCTGACGAACTGGCCGAGGGGCAGCATAGATTGATCAGCCATCACAAGGGCGAGGTCGGTGTTGTCCGCTATAACGGTCGCCTCGTGGCGATCCGCAACAAGTGCCCACACGCGGGCGCGCAGTTGTTGCTGAAGCCCGTCAGGCGCACGACGGTCTCCTCCTGTCCGCACCAAATCGAACTAGGCTACCAGGACGGCGTATTCACTTGCCCCTGGCACCACTGGGAGTTTGACCTGCGTGACGGCTCCTGCCTCGCCGACCCACGCTTGAAGCTTGAAAGGTTCCCCGTGGAGGAGACGGGCGGGAAAATCTTGGTTGAGATCCCGGACTGACCCAAGCTTGCCATTCAGGAGATAGAAATGAACGTCCAGAACAATTCGTCAATTGAGACGGGAACACTCATTACCAGTTGGGCTATCGATTCCGATGTCCATCCGAACGTCGCCGACGGCCTCCGCAGCCTCAAGCCCTATTTATCGAGCGCGTGGGTCCGCCGTCTCGGTCTCGACACGATGTCAGACTGGGGCTCGCGGGTGAACGGTAACCAGGTTACCATCCCCACGCAGCCCTACATTAATCCGCACGGTACGATGCGACCGGAGACGATACCGCCGGGCGGCGGTGTGCCGGGCTCCGTCCCGGAAATGATGAACCGCGACTTCCTGGACGTGAACGATCTGGGGGGAGCAGTGATTACTCCCGGACCGGCTCTTCAGCTTGGCGGTTTTCCGGACGCCGACATGGCGACTGCAATTGCCGGGGCGATTAACGAGTGGCAGGCGCAAGAGTGGTTTCCATCGGATCCGCGCTGGCTTGGCTCCATCGTCATCAGCCCGCGTGACCCGCTGGCTGCCGCGAAGGAAATTCACAAGTGGGGCAAGGATCCCCGGATGGTGCAGGTGTTCATCCCCTCGCTTTCCGGTATCTCTATGGGCAAGCGGCATTTCTATCCGATCTACGAGGCGGCCAACGAATATGGCCTGCCCATTGCCAACCATCCGGGTAGCGAAGGTGCGGGCGCGAACGACAACATGTTCGCCGTCGGCGCGCCCTCATACTATTTCGAATACCACGCCCTGTTCGGCCAATCGGGTCAGACCAATCTCGTTAGTCTGGTGGCCGAAGGCGTGTTTGACCGCTTCCCCAACATGAACGTCCTGTTCCAGGAGCAGGGCTATGCGTGGCTGGTCGAAATCCTTTGGCGCATGGATCAGAAGTGGAAGGGCGTTCGCTCGGAAATCCCCTGGGTAACCAAACTGCCGAGCGAGTACGTGATGGAGCGCGTTCGACTTGCTAGCCAGCCGATGTACGAACCGCGCCGCGGTTCTCATCTCGAGAAGCTGTTCGAACTGATCAACGCCGAGCAGTTGCTCGTCTTTAGCAGCGATTACCCGCACTGGGACACCGACGATCCGATGACGGCCTACACCAAACTCCCGGAACGCCTTCGCTCGAAGATGTTCATCGATAATCCGTACGCCTTCTTCAAGCTCAAGCGGAACGGAAGCACGCCCCGAGAAGGCGTCTCGCGCATTGTCTGAGACCTACCAGAAAGGAGGCCGACGATGAGCGGAGCAAGTTCGTTCGACCTGCGCGTCGTCGAGACGCGACGGATGGCAGACGATGTACTGGAGTTGGTGCTCGCCCGGCCGGACGGCAGCCCGCTTCCGTCATGGTTGCCAGGCGCGCATATATCGCTCGAGCTCCAGCAGGGGCTGGAACGCCAATACTCCCTGTGCGGGAGGCCCGACGATTGCGCGACGTGGCGGATCGCGGTGCTGAAGGCGAGGGAGAGTAGGGGCGGTTCTCGCCACATCCATGACAAGCTGAAATCCGGCGCGATCATACGCTCGACCGGGTTGCGGAACCACTTCCCCCTCGAAGCGGCCAGCGGCTACATCTTCATCGCGGGTGGCATCGGCATCACGCCGATGCTCCCGATGATCGCCGAGGCGGAGCGCGAGGGTAAACCCTGGGTCCTCCACTACGGAGGGCGTAGCAGAGCGTCGATGGCGTACCTGACCGAACTCTCTGCTTACGGGGACCGCGTGAACGTCGTTCCCGAAGACCAGGCGGGCATGCTCGATCTTCGGTCGATCACGCAGGATATCCCGGAAGGATACCTCGTATACTCATGTGGCCCCGAAGGGCTCCTGAACGCCTTGGTAGGCCTTTCCGCCAACTGGAAGAACGGCACGCTCCACCTCGAGCGTTTCACTCCGGTCGAGCTCGACACGAGTGGTGACAAGCCTTTCACAGTTCACCTGCGGGATAGCGGCCGCTCGATCGTCGTCGGCGCGAACGAAACCATCCTCGACGCGATGAAAAGGGAAGGGATGAGCCCTCCTTCCTCGTGCCGCGAGGGAACATGCGGAACATGTGAAACGAAAGTGCTCCGTGGAAAGGTCGACCACCGAGACGCGGTCCTGAGCGCGTCGGAGAGGGAGGCCGGAGATTACATGATGATATGTGTCTCCCGGGCGCTCGGTGACGAAATCGAGATCGACGCGTGACGTCGGGTAGGTGAACTATGGGACTTGTACTTCAATCCGGCACCCGCATCGCCGTAAGCCTTGGGGTCGATTTTGACGCTCACACGGTCTGGGAAGGATCGTTCAACGTTTCGTCGCCATCGTATCTCTCGCGCGGCGAGTTCTGTGCGGAAGTGGGCGCTCCTCGTCTTCTGGAGCTCTTCCGCAAACACGACATCAAGACGACCTGGTGCACGCCCACGCATACGATGGAGACGTTTCCCGAAAGCCTTGAGAAAATATTGGCGGACGGACACGAAATTGCGGCGCATGGTTGCCGCCACGAGCGTATCGGCGGACTCGAAGAGGCCGAGGAAAGGCGTCTGCTGGAAAAGCAGATGGAGCTTCATACGAAGTATGTGGGCCGCCGTCCTCGTGGCTATAGATCACCGTCGTGGGACTTCAGCCCCAACACCCTAAGCCTCCTTGAAGAATATGGATTCGACTGGGATTCATCTCTCATGGGGCGCGACTTCGAGGCGTATCGACCGCGTCCGATGCTTCGTAGCGAAGTTGGCCCTCACGTGTTCGGCGATCCGAGCCCGATAATCGAAATTCCCGTCTCTTGGTACCTCGACGATTTCCCGGCGCTGGAGCACGTATCGCGCATCAACCCAGGACTGGCGAGCACCGAGGTGACTTACCAGCGCTGGAAAGACCACTTCGACTTCGCCTACGAGGAAGTTCCCAATGCGATCTTTGTGCTGACCGTGCATCCTCAAACGATCGGGCGCGCCGCCAACCTTATGATGTTCCGAAAGCTGGTTGACTACATGCGCTCTAAAGACGGCGTCGCTTTCATGACGCTGAGCCAAATCTGCGACAGCTGGCAGGACTTGTCGGATTTCGCAACCCTCAAGCACGGCGAGCGAACGACCCATGCACATCGATAGACATGTCGAAGATGGCGCATTGTGGCTGACGCTCAGCAACCCGGACAAGATGAACTGCCTCGGTCTCGCTGAGTATAACGGCCTTGCTGACGCCGTCATCGAGGCCAGTGCCGACGACACGCTAGACGTCATCGCGATCACCGGGAGCGGTCGCGCCTTCTGTACTGGAGGAAACCTCAAGGAAATCCAGTCGGAACAGGCGAAGGGCGAACTACCGGGCAAGGTCATAATCCAGCGGTTCGCAGACGCTTCACTGCGACTGTTCCAAGCCATCGAAAGCTCGTCGAAAACCGTGGTTGCCGTCGTTAATGGCTACTGCCACGCGGGCGGACTGAGCATCGTGTTGAGCAGCGACGTTTCCATCGCCAGCGACCGTGCGGACTTCTGCGTGCCGGAGGCCAAGGTGGGGCTTGCCGATCCTTATGCGCCACTCCGGCTGGCGCGCGCCGTCGGTTTACCCCGCGCGAGATGGATGATGTACACAGCCGAGAGAATCCCAGCAGCGCAGGCGTTTGAAATCTCCCTGGTGAACAGGGTGGTTCCGCACGAGACGCTTATCGAGGAGGCCCGCTCTCTAATCGGAGTTCTTCAGAGGACCTCGCCGACCAGCCGGGCCATCTACAAGAAATGCCTCAACTCCGATCTTCCAGCCTTCAGTCGGGACATCATGATCAGCGCGAATGCGTCGCCTGATGCCCTGGAAGGGCTGCGGGCGTTCGTCGAGCGGCGCGAACCAATATGGCCCTCCCGTCAGGGACCGCGCATCGGCGGCGCATGACCTGGGCTGGCTTGAAGCGAAAAGTTCAATGAATCACCTCCCGGTCGGGAGCAAGGAAAGGAACTGGCAAATGTATTCTGATGAGACGGGCAGGCTGCTGGCGCGCGGTTCGGCGATCAGCCTCGGCGACGTGCTCGAAACGCGCGTGATGGTTTCCCCGGACTGGCTGGCGCTCGAGTATCTCGGGCACGATTTCACCTATCGCGAACTCAATTCTCTCGCCAACCAGTGCGCGTGGTCGCTGCTCGACCTCGGCGTGAAGTACGGGGAGGCAGTTGTGGTTCTCTCGGAAAACACGCTTGACTACCTGTCCCTGATCTATGGGGCCGCGAAGACCGGAGTAGCCGTCGCCGGATGCAACTATCGTCTGGCGGCACCCGAAGTCGCGGTTTCGATTTCGGTCATAGCGCCGCGGTTCGTGTTTGTTTCCGCCTCTCTTGAGCCCCTGTTACGCAAAGCGATGCCGCATTACCCTGAGGGCTTGGCGAAGCCCGAGATCATCGTCTGGGATTCCAATGATTTCGGCGGCCACAAGCCCGAGCTCAGCAAAGCCCTGCGCCACGAGACGGACGCGGATCCACGGATCGATATCGATCCCGAGTCCGTCCTCGTGATCGTATATACGAGCGGTACGACCGGCGCACCGAAAGGCGCGGCCCTGTCCCATCGCTCGATCATGGCACGCGCTGGCATCATGTGCGCCGAGCTTCAGCTGACTGAGACGGACAACTACGTCGCGTGGCACCCGCTTTTCCACATGTCCTGCTCTGACTATGTCCTGATCACGCATGTGCGCGGGGGCAAGGTGTTCATGACGCCGCGTTTCGACGCGCCGGCGATCGCCGACTTCTGCACGCGCGAGAAGATCGGGTGGCTCTTCCTGGTTCCCGGCGTCCTGGACGACGTGGCCGAAGCCATCAAGGCGACCGGCAAGTCCGTCAAAGGCATCAAATACGTCGGCTGCATGGCCGATCTTTCACCGGTCCACTCCCTCAAGAACATCACGGAAGTCACCGGGGCAGGCTACTTCAACACCTTCGGAACGACAGAGGTCGGCACCGTTCCGAGCGCCTACGGCACGCTTGACCTGTCCCAGGCAACTGTCTCGTTCCGAAAGGTGCAATCAACGTTCTCCCGGATGCGCATCGTTGATGGAAACGGAAACGACTGCCCGACCGGCACGCCCGGCGAAATCCTTTACCGGACACCCACGCTCTTCAGCGGCTATTGGAACAACGACAAGGCGACGAACGAGACCATGCGGAATGGCTGGTATCATTCAGGGGATATCTGCGTCCTCTACGACGACGGCACTTACGATTACCTCGGCCGAAGCAAGTACATGATCAAATCCGGCGGGGAGAGCATCTATCCGGCGGAGATCGAACATGTCCTGCTCAAGCATCCTAACATTTCTGAAGTTCAGGTGATCCGGGTCCCGGATCCAAAATGGGCTGAGGTGCCGGCCGCCTACATAGCGACCCATGACGGCAACGAAATATCCGAGCAGGAGTTGAACGAATTCTGCGCCAAGCTGATCACCAAATGGAAGATTCCCAAGCACTACCGCTTTATCGGTACGGATGACTTTCCGCGCAATGTCACCGGAAAGATCGAACGTCCCCGCCTCGAAAAGATGTTCGCTGCCGAGCAACTCGTAGTGGCATAGTTGAACCGCGGGCAGGCTTACAGGGAGCCTGCCTGCCAACCACCTCTTCCCGGCCCCTGCCATCGGCGCTATATTTAGTGCTGTACTGTTCTACAGTGTAATGTCGTAAATCGCGCCCGGGGTGCGATGCAGGAGCAATTGAATGAACAATCCGAGTTATTCGGACGACTTTACGGTCGGGGATATCGTAATTCGCAAGACCACAGCCGCCCAGCAGGTAGCGGACGGTCTGTCCGATCTCATTCTTTCCGGAAGGGTCATGCCCGGCCAGAGACTTCGCGAGGCAGCAATCGCCGCCGAACTCGGTGTGGCTCGCAATACCATCCGCGAGGCGATCAGACAGCTGGAATTCGCGGGTCTAGTCCGGGTTGAAGTCAATCGCGGCGTCGTGGCAATTTCGCCAACCCGTGACAGTCTCGCCAGCCTCTACAGTGCCCGGCTGACCCTGGAGAGCAGCGCCGTCGAGCACCTTATCGATAAGGCGGCGATCGCTAAGGTGCGGCAGGCGTATGATAGGCTCATTGACTCGGTTGCCACGCAAGACGTCGGCACCATCGTGCGGAGCGATCTGGCGTTTCATACGGAGATCGTCGCTCTACTGAAAAGTCCGCGGATCGATCAGTTTTACGCCCAGCTGTGCCGCGAACTCCGCTTCTACCTCGTGTTTCTTTCAGTGAAGGATAGTCAGTTCGTCCAGCTGTCCGGTGTAGTCGACGAGCACAAGCCGATCATGGACGCAATTGAATCCGGCGACGTGCAGCGTGCGAAGGCCGAGGTTAGTAATCACATCCGAAACAATGAGCAGCGCGTCGCGTCGTTGATATTCAGGCACCTTCCCCGGGAGCAGACAGGCGCGGCAGTCTAAAGATGGCTGTCTGGCTCTCATAAGCGTTCCAGACACACTGTCGGTAGCCTACCCGGTCGTCGCTTTCATGAAGGAAGGACTGCCTAGCGAAGTTCTGAAGTCGCTCCTCATTGAACATCCCAGCGTGCGTGTTGCGGGGGCGGATGTCACGGTTCCTCCGATCGTCAGCCGGAACTACGGATCGAAAGGTTTGACGGTGAACGGGCTCCTCGGAGTCATCCCATCGCTGCGAATTATGCGAACTCCTTGGGTATGCCGACCGCGATTTCGATGAGGTGCACAAGCTTTTCGAGACCGCGGCCCAGTACGGCTATGGCGATAAGGACGTCTACGCCGTGGGTGAGGCCCCGTCAGCTCGCTAATTACCGAGTAATGCCCCGCTAATGGACAGCGAGCGGCAATCGGCGCGAAAGCGCGAGGCACTTCCGAACGTCAACAGCAGTTTAAACGGCGACGCCTCCACTTCCTCCACCCTCAGCATTGTAGGCGACGATCGCGACTGAAAGCTTGACGACCGCACACGGTATGTACTAGATAGACTAATAACATACTCGCAAGTTTGTGGCGTATCGTTCGGGCATTTGGCGACGGTAGAGTCGGACTGTAAGGGGAGCGGTCAATGGATCGGGAGTTCGATTTCATCGTAGTCGGAGGTGGATCGGCAGGGTGCGCTTTAGCCGCGCGCCTGAGCGAGGACTCCAGGGTCACGGTCCTTCTCATCGAAGCCGGGCCGGATGCCAATCCGTGGCAGGTGCGCATGCCCCTGGCGGTCGACGCTCTTCTCACGTCCACGAAGTATAACTGGGCATTCGAGTCCGAAGAAGAGGAAGGCCTTGGCGGCCGAAAGATTGCGCATCCCCGTGGCCGCGTGATGGGCGGTTCTTCCGCCATCAACGGCATGGTTTACACCCGCGGCAATCCTCAGGATTATGACGAATGGCGCGACGAACACGGATGTACCGGGTGGGGTTACGCGGACGTCCTTCCATACTTCATCCGCATGGAAAACGCCAAGGGCGGCGACGACCGTTACCGGGGACGCACAGGTCCGCTGAAAGTGACGCGCCCGGTATTCAAGAACCCCTTGAATCATGCGTTTATCGAGGCTGGCCGTGAAATTGGCTATCCGGTTACCGAGGACTCGAATGGTCCTCAGCACGAAGGTTTCGCGGTAGCAGAACAAACGATTTTCAACGGCGAGCGAATTTCTACCGCAGCCGCGTTTCTGACGAAGTCAGTGCGCTCGAGAGCGAATCTCACGATTGCCCCTAAGACCCTCGTGGAAAGGATCGTTCTTGAGGGGCGTCGCGCGGCTGGAGTTAAATGCCAATCCTCCGGGGCGTCCAAGTTGTTCAGGGCGCGTCGCGAGATCGTTCTATGTGCAGGCGGGGTCGGAAGCCCGCATATACTCAAGCTTTCCGGAATCGGTCCGTCCGACGAGCTCAGGAAGCACGGCATCGCAGTGGTGCACCATTCCAAAGCTGTTGGCGCAAACCTTCAGGATCACCTCGACCTGCCGATTCAATATTCCTGCAAGTTGCCAGTCAGCCTCAAGAAGAATACCGAATGGCCGCGAAAGGCGTTCGTAGGCATTGACTGGTTCCTCACCAAGGGCGGCGTGGCGTCGAGCAATCAGTTCGAAGCAACGGCGTACATTCGCAGCCGCGCCGGGATATCAAAACCGAACCTCAAGTTTGAGTTTTTCCCGCTCAGCATCTCGCACGATAACTTCAAGCCGTATCCCCAGGAAGCGTTTCAGATCCAC
Coding sequences within:
- a CDS encoding amino acid ABC transporter permease, with the protein product MTGITDYIPIIAQGISMTFLVAVICFTAGGLLAVPVAVARLSDNKIARSTAAGYIALIRGVPPITWLFLIFYGLPQLGLRFSSFSAAVVGLTMICSAYIAEFYRSGWLGMPAGQIEAAKALGLSSLEAFRKVIAPQIFVIVLPMAITYFIALLKNSAVVSVIGVSDITEKALSLSRSAPDPFNVFIAAGCVYMMISVPIGLLGRVTSPWVARRFGMA
- a CDS encoding amino acid ABC transporter permease, translating into MELFFYFLGKTLPGLLVSLQVIVGVVAIGIPLGMLLALGLVNTSRPIHGAALVAVEICRGIPALVMLYIVYFGLPQFEVILDAIPSACMALGISMGGFLADVFRAGFLAVPMGQREAASALGLSRPTAFFRVILPQTVRIVTPPVLGYVISYFQATALAYTIAVPELMSRAYSVASDNFRFLEALTLAGVLYAIICIPSAFVVNRMSEREGASSKH
- a CDS encoding substrate-binding periplasmic protein, encoding MTKTARSNALLSTFLSAGAVFLLAAGGASAQSDCTPVSKFKTLEPGVLKIVAPDMPPFFTYKDGVMGGFEGLFFTKFAKDNCLTPSVTVLPLGGVVESVRNRLADVGGAGLNPTPERGKVVGLTNPIYYNAAVFVGRNPDPELENYDGKVIGTVTGFNFNKELETWGKANLKVYDTADAAFADIKSGRLPVMLLGGLNALYRISLVPESGLSAVDANPNPVVTSFNKKGRTNVVHTKDNPELTEALNTAIASMRKDGTLAKILEEVKLPANVLIPAAEAGEN
- a CDS encoding Rieske (2Fe-2S) protein; translated protein: MTLHQVCTSDELAEGQHRLISHHKGEVGVVRYNGRLVAIRNKCPHAGAQLLLKPVRRTTVSSCPHQIELGYQDGVFTCPWHHWEFDLRDGSCLADPRLKLERFPVEETGGKILVEIPD
- a CDS encoding amidohydrolase family protein, producing MNVQNNSSIETGTLITSWAIDSDVHPNVADGLRSLKPYLSSAWVRRLGLDTMSDWGSRVNGNQVTIPTQPYINPHGTMRPETIPPGGGVPGSVPEMMNRDFLDVNDLGGAVITPGPALQLGGFPDADMATAIAGAINEWQAQEWFPSDPRWLGSIVISPRDPLAAAKEIHKWGKDPRMVQVFIPSLSGISMGKRHFYPIYEAANEYGLPIANHPGSEGAGANDNMFAVGAPSYYFEYHALFGQSGQTNLVSLVAEGVFDRFPNMNVLFQEQGYAWLVEILWRMDQKWKGVRSEIPWVTKLPSEYVMERVRLASQPMYEPRRGSHLEKLFELINAEQLLVFSSDYPHWDTDDPMTAYTKLPERLRSKMFIDNPYAFFKLKRNGSTPREGVSRIV
- a CDS encoding PDR/VanB family oxidoreductase, producing the protein MSGASSFDLRVVETRRMADDVLELVLARPDGSPLPSWLPGAHISLELQQGLERQYSLCGRPDDCATWRIAVLKARESRGGSRHIHDKLKSGAIIRSTGLRNHFPLEAASGYIFIAGGIGITPMLPMIAEAEREGKPWVLHYGGRSRASMAYLTELSAYGDRVNVVPEDQAGMLDLRSITQDIPEGYLVYSCGPEGLLNALVGLSANWKNGTLHLERFTPVELDTSGDKPFTVHLRDSGRSIVVGANETILDAMKREGMSPPSSCREGTCGTCETKVLRGKVDHRDAVLSASEREAGDYMMICVSRALGDEIEIDA
- a CDS encoding polysaccharide deacetylase family protein, whose protein sequence is MGLVLQSGTRIAVSLGVDFDAHTVWEGSFNVSSPSYLSRGEFCAEVGAPRLLELFRKHDIKTTWCTPTHTMETFPESLEKILADGHEIAAHGCRHERIGGLEEAEERRLLEKQMELHTKYVGRRPRGYRSPSWDFSPNTLSLLEEYGFDWDSSLMGRDFEAYRPRPMLRSEVGPHVFGDPSPIIEIPVSWYLDDFPALEHVSRINPGLASTEVTYQRWKDHFDFAYEEVPNAIFVLTVHPQTIGRAANLMMFRKLVDYMRSKDGVAFMTLSQICDSWQDLSDFATLKHGERTTHAHR
- a CDS encoding enoyl-CoA hydratase/isomerase family protein produces the protein MHIDRHVEDGALWLTLSNPDKMNCLGLAEYNGLADAVIEASADDTLDVIAITGSGRAFCTGGNLKEIQSEQAKGELPGKVIIQRFADASLRLFQAIESSSKTVVAVVNGYCHAGGLSIVLSSDVSIASDRADFCVPEAKVGLADPYAPLRLARAVGLPRARWMMYTAERIPAAQAFEISLVNRVVPHETLIEEARSLIGVLQRTSPTSRAIYKKCLNSDLPAFSRDIMISANASPDALEGLRAFVERREPIWPSRQGPRIGGA
- a CDS encoding class I adenylate-forming enzyme family protein; this translates as MYSDETGRLLARGSAISLGDVLETRVMVSPDWLALEYLGHDFTYRELNSLANQCAWSLLDLGVKYGEAVVVLSENTLDYLSLIYGAAKTGVAVAGCNYRLAAPEVAVSISVIAPRFVFVSASLEPLLRKAMPHYPEGLAKPEIIVWDSNDFGGHKPELSKALRHETDADPRIDIDPESVLVIVYTSGTTGAPKGAALSHRSIMARAGIMCAELQLTETDNYVAWHPLFHMSCSDYVLITHVRGGKVFMTPRFDAPAIADFCTREKIGWLFLVPGVLDDVAEAIKATGKSVKGIKYVGCMADLSPVHSLKNITEVTGAGYFNTFGTTEVGTVPSAYGTLDLSQATVSFRKVQSTFSRMRIVDGNGNDCPTGTPGEILYRTPTLFSGYWNNDKATNETMRNGWYHSGDICVLYDDGTYDYLGRSKYMIKSGGESIYPAEIEHVLLKHPNISEVQVIRVPDPKWAEVPAAYIATHDGNEISEQELNEFCAKLITKWKIPKHYRFIGTDDFPRNVTGKIERPRLEKMFAAEQLVVA
- a CDS encoding GntR family transcriptional regulator; the encoded protein is MNNPSYSDDFTVGDIVIRKTTAAQQVADGLSDLILSGRVMPGQRLREAAIAAELGVARNTIREAIRQLEFAGLVRVEVNRGVVAISPTRDSLASLYSARLTLESSAVEHLIDKAAIAKVRQAYDRLIDSVATQDVGTIVRSDLAFHTEIVALLKSPRIDQFYAQLCRELRFYLVFLSVKDSQFVQLSGVVDEHKPIMDAIESGDVQRAKAEVSNHIRNNEQRVASLIFRHLPREQTGAAV
- a CDS encoding choline dehydrogenase; the protein is MDREFDFIVVGGGSAGCALAARLSEDSRVTVLLIEAGPDANPWQVRMPLAVDALLTSTKYNWAFESEEEEGLGGRKIAHPRGRVMGGSSAINGMVYTRGNPQDYDEWRDEHGCTGWGYADVLPYFIRMENAKGGDDRYRGRTGPLKVTRPVFKNPLNHAFIEAGREIGYPVTEDSNGPQHEGFAVAEQTIFNGERISTAAAFLTKSVRSRANLTIAPKTLVERIVLEGRRAAGVKCQSSGASKLFRARREIVLCAGGVGSPHILKLSGIGPSDELRKHGIAVVHHSKAVGANLQDHLDLPIQYSCKLPVSLKKNTEWPRKAFVGIDWFLTKGGVASSNQFEATAYIRSRAGISKPNLKFEFFPLSISHDNFKPYPQEAFQIHCTIETSYARGELLLKSSDAADAPALHFNYLSDDRDMQTFREGVALARELVASRAFEPFRGAEIEPGQAVKSKDALDAWIRRRATTAFHISGTCAMGRADNPAAVVGPDLKVHGVEGLRVADASIMPVVVTSNLNASAIMIGERAADFCLGRPQLSPSNEPYWVHPNWQTSQR